Proteins encoded within one genomic window of Acidobacteriota bacterium:
- a CDS encoding AAA family ATPase: RARSGTLDPLVGRSSELLRTLEILCRRRKNNPVFVGDAGVGKTALAEGLAQRLLNEDVPDLLKGAEVFALDTAALLAGTRFRGDFEERFKAVIAALMARPLPILFIDEIHSTVGAGATTGGTLDLATLIKPVLTSGELRVVGSTTFEDFKHIEKDRALARRLQKVVVDEPTIDESVLILKGLRSRYEAHHSVRYGDDALDTAARLAKRHLRDYKLPDSAIDIIDEAGARLRLTAPLPDAGPEPRTVSPDDIEAVVARMARIPEKQASASDRERLRTLNESLQRVVFGQDEAVALVTSAIKRSRAGLGQPERPAGCFLFTGPTGVGKTELAKQLAIHLGNEFVRYDMSEYMEKHAVARLIGAPPGYVGFEQGGLLVDAIRTHPYAVVLMDEIEKAHPDVFNILLQVMDHATLTDNMGRKADFRQVILIMTSNAGSREMNASLIGFGTTGSIAGTTRHKAQKSRAREAVERIFSPEFRNRLDATVNFNPLSPAVMETIVEKFIMQLEAQLSERRVAIALEPEARSWLARKGYDPLYGARPLARVIQAEVRDKLTDAILFGALEHGGTVRIGLVEDALAFAYETARPAPAPASSRTTVA, translated from the coding sequence GCGCGCGCGATCGGGCACACTTGATCCCCTGGTGGGCCGCTCCAGCGAGCTGCTGCGCACGCTCGAAATCCTGTGTCGAAGGCGCAAGAACAATCCTGTATTCGTCGGCGACGCCGGCGTCGGCAAGACGGCGCTGGCGGAGGGACTCGCCCAGCGGCTGCTGAACGAAGACGTGCCGGACCTGCTCAAGGGTGCGGAAGTCTTCGCGCTCGACACCGCAGCCCTGCTGGCGGGCACGCGATTTCGAGGCGATTTCGAGGAGCGGTTCAAAGCGGTCATCGCGGCGTTGATGGCCCGCCCGCTGCCGATTCTCTTCATCGACGAGATCCATTCTACCGTCGGCGCCGGCGCCACCACCGGCGGCACGCTCGACCTCGCGACGCTCATCAAGCCGGTGCTCACCTCCGGCGAACTGCGCGTCGTCGGGTCGACGACGTTCGAGGACTTCAAGCACATCGAGAAGGACCGCGCGCTGGCCCGCCGCCTCCAGAAGGTCGTCGTCGACGAGCCAACGATCGACGAGAGCGTTTTGATTCTGAAGGGCCTGCGCAGCCGGTACGAAGCCCATCACAGCGTGCGGTATGGCGATGACGCGCTCGACACGGCCGCCAGACTCGCCAAGCGGCATCTTCGCGACTACAAGCTGCCGGACAGCGCCATCGACATCATCGACGAGGCGGGCGCCAGGCTTCGGCTGACCGCTCCCCTGCCCGACGCCGGCCCGGAACCGCGGACGGTCTCACCCGACGACATCGAGGCCGTCGTCGCGCGCATGGCCCGGATCCCGGAGAAGCAGGCGAGCGCGTCGGACCGCGAACGGCTCCGCACACTCAACGAATCACTGCAGCGGGTCGTGTTCGGACAGGACGAGGCGGTCGCGCTGGTGACCTCCGCCATCAAGCGTTCGCGAGCGGGACTCGGGCAGCCCGAACGCCCGGCTGGCTGTTTCCTGTTCACCGGCCCGACCGGCGTGGGCAAGACGGAGCTGGCGAAGCAGCTGGCGATCCACCTGGGTAACGAGTTCGTCCGATACGACATGTCCGAGTACATGGAGAAGCATGCGGTCGCTCGCCTGATCGGCGCCCCGCCCGGCTACGTCGGGTTCGAGCAGGGCGGCCTGCTGGTCGACGCGATCCGCACGCATCCATACGCCGTCGTGCTGATGGATGAAATCGAAAAGGCGCACCCGGACGTCTTCAATATCCTCCTGCAGGTGATGGACCACGCGACGCTCACCGACAACATGGGGCGAAAGGCGGATTTCAGGCAGGTGATCCTGATCATGACGTCGAATGCCGGGTCGCGCGAGATGAACGCGTCGCTCATCGGCTTCGGCACGACCGGATCGATCGCCGGCACCACCCGGCACAAGGCTCAGAAGTCGCGCGCCAGGGAGGCGGTCGAACGGATCTTCAGCCCGGAGTTCCGCAATCGCCTGGATGCCACCGTCAACTTCAATCCGCTCTCGCCGGCGGTGATGGAGACGATCGTCGAGAAGTTCATCATGCAGCTCGAGGCGCAACTGAGCGAACGCCGCGTGGCCATCGCGCTGGAGCCGGAGGCCCGGAGTTGGCTGGCGCGCAAGGGCTACGACCCGCTTTACGGGGCGCGCCCGCTGGCACGGGTCATCCAGGCCGAGGTGCGCGACAAGCTCACCGACGCCATCCTGTTCGGGGCGCTCGAGCACGGCGGCACCGTCCGCATCGGCCTCGTGGAGGACGCGCTGGCGTTCGCGTACGAGACGGCCCGCCCGGCACCGGCTCCCGCGTCCTCTCGGACCACGGTCGCCTGA
- a CDS encoding galactose mutarotase, with translation MPASRTGIAITACAVLCLVCVTTMASAQATPSGQAARVDKAKYGVTKDGAAVDVYTMTNAKGMIARIITFGALLTELHVPDRTGAMADVVLGFTTLEGYEGPNPHFGGTIGRVANRIAKGKFRLGGQEYTLVTNNGPNHLHGGNTGFDKRIWKAQAVPAVNGVAVKFVYVSPDGEEGYPGTVTASVTYTLTNRNEIRLDYTATTDKPTPIKLTNHSYFNLAGDGAGDILGHELTLMADRFTPVDATLIPTGDIATVRGTVMDFTRATPIGARIDQVPGAAPGGYDHNYVLNHGGGVLALSATVREPTSGRIMDVLTTEPGVQLYTGNFLDGTITGKAGVAYKKHFGFCLETQHYPDSINHPAFPPTVLAPGRTFRSTTVYRFSAR, from the coding sequence ATGCCTGCATCGCGAACGGGAATCGCCATCACGGCCTGCGCTGTCCTTTGTCTCGTGTGTGTCACGACGATGGCGAGCGCGCAGGCGACGCCCTCTGGACAGGCGGCACGTGTGGATAAGGCCAAGTACGGCGTGACCAAAGACGGCGCAGCCGTCGACGTCTACACGATGACCAACGCCAAGGGCATGATCGCCAGGATCATCACGTTTGGCGCGCTGCTGACCGAACTGCACGTGCCCGATCGCACAGGCGCCATGGCGGATGTCGTGCTCGGCTTCACAACGCTTGAGGGGTACGAAGGCCCGAACCCGCACTTCGGCGGGACCATTGGTCGTGTGGCAAACCGGATTGCCAAAGGCAAATTTCGGCTTGGCGGCCAGGAGTACACGCTGGTCACCAACAACGGGCCCAATCACCTGCACGGCGGCAACACGGGCTTCGACAAGCGAATCTGGAAGGCGCAGGCCGTGCCGGCGGTCAACGGCGTGGCGGTCAAGTTTGTCTACGTCAGTCCCGATGGCGAGGAAGGCTATCCGGGAACGGTGACGGCCTCGGTCACCTATACGCTGACGAACCGGAACGAAATCCGCCTGGATTACACGGCGACCACCGACAAGCCGACGCCCATCAAGCTGACCAACCATAGCTACTTCAATCTCGCGGGCGACGGGGCCGGCGACATTCTCGGCCACGAACTCACGCTCATGGCCGACCGCTTCACGCCCGTGGACGCCACGCTGATTCCGACCGGCGACATCGCGACGGTTCGCGGAACCGTCATGGACTTTACGCGGGCGACCCCTATCGGCGCGCGCATCGACCAGGTGCCCGGGGCCGCGCCCGGCGGCTACGACCACAACTACGTGCTCAACCACGGAGGAGGCGTGCTCGCGCTGTCGGCCACTGTACGCGAGCCGACCTCAGGACGGATCATGGACGTGCTGACGACCGAACCCGGCGTGCAACTGTACACGGGCAACTTTCTCGATGGCACGATCACGGGCAAAGCCGGCGTCGCCTACAAGAAGCACTTCGGATTCTGCCTCGAGACACAGCACTACCCCGACTCGATCAACCATCCCGCGTTTCCGCCGACGGTCCTCGCGCCCGGCCGGACGTTCAGGTCGACGACGGTCTATCGGTTCTCGGCGAGGTAG
- a CDS encoding CocE/NonD family hydrolase: MHTCRRYLISTALAVIAATIVVVAQRGAGLSPDQAAARLSIEQELASIAVIERKVMMPMRDGVRLATDVYRPKDSSRKVPTILVRTPYNFNYWDVRSGVPRDMTAALTAVKRGYAYVDQNERGHFFSEGNYDILGPPRSDGDDALTWIAKQPWSNGKVGTTGCSSTAEYQMGVAATGNPAFAAMNVQGFGAGVGRVGGYYEQGNWYRGGAVQMLFISWIYGQQNQVRPMFPPGTSQEDLVRASKSFDLAQQLPPVDWSKALSHLPTQDIIKAVDGPHGVFADAMPVATGGRMIQRTPNDPAWYKGGLWHDDMPLNVPGLYFMSWYDVSVGPNLALFNHVRKTATPEVASHQWAIIAPTTHCGYTRATADTIVGERSMGDARLNYTEIVNAFFDQFVKGEKSDVLAKLPKVTYFTMGLNKWQTSDTWPPTGAQPMTFFLSSGGKANTLDGDGALASAAPAQDAPDAFPYDPANPVTSYGGNVCCTGNAVTGGAFDQRKMEARPDILVYTSAPFATDTEVSGPIEPTLYVSSDARDTDFTVKVIDVYPDGRAYNLDESIQRMRYRDGYDKPLVWMEPGKVYKVTLQPLTTSNYFAAGHRLRIEVASSNFPRFDRNMNTGGRNYDEATGRVAHNVVHHSAQYPSHVTITVVKR, from the coding sequence ATGCACACGTGCCGCCGCTATCTGATCTCGACGGCCCTCGCCGTCATCGCCGCCACCATCGTCGTCGTTGCGCAGCGTGGGGCGGGCTTGTCGCCCGATCAAGCCGCCGCCCGGCTCTCGATTGAACAGGAGCTCGCGTCGATCGCCGTCATCGAGCGCAAGGTCATGATGCCGATGCGCGACGGCGTGCGACTCGCGACCGACGTCTATCGACCGAAGGACTCGTCCAGGAAGGTGCCGACGATCCTCGTGCGCACGCCCTACAACTTCAACTACTGGGATGTCCGCAGCGGCGTCCCGCGCGACATGACCGCCGCCCTTACCGCCGTCAAACGCGGCTACGCCTACGTTGACCAGAACGAGCGCGGTCACTTCTTCTCGGAGGGGAATTACGACATCCTCGGCCCGCCGCGTTCGGACGGTGATGACGCGCTCACGTGGATCGCGAAGCAACCGTGGTCGAACGGCAAGGTCGGCACGACCGGCTGCTCGTCGACCGCGGAATACCAGATGGGCGTGGCCGCGACCGGGAACCCCGCGTTCGCCGCGATGAACGTCCAGGGATTTGGCGCCGGAGTCGGCCGCGTCGGCGGCTACTACGAACAGGGGAACTGGTACCGCGGCGGCGCCGTGCAGATGCTGTTCATCAGCTGGATCTACGGCCAGCAGAATCAGGTGCGGCCGATGTTCCCGCCCGGCACATCGCAGGAGGATCTGGTCCGGGCCTCGAAGTCATTCGATTTGGCCCAGCAGCTGCCGCCAGTGGACTGGTCGAAGGCGCTGTCGCACCTCCCCACCCAGGACATCATTAAGGCCGTAGACGGGCCGCACGGAGTCTTTGCCGACGCCATGCCCGTCGCGACCGGCGGGCGGATGATCCAGCGCACGCCGAACGATCCGGCGTGGTACAAAGGCGGCCTGTGGCACGACGACATGCCGCTCAACGTGCCCGGCCTCTACTTCATGTCGTGGTACGACGTCTCGGTTGGTCCCAACCTCGCCTTGTTCAATCACGTGCGGAAGACCGCGACACCGGAGGTCGCCAGTCATCAGTGGGCGATCATCGCGCCGACGACTCATTGTGGTTACACGCGCGCGACCGCTGACACGATCGTCGGCGAGCGCAGCATGGGCGATGCGCGGCTCAACTACACCGAGATCGTGAACGCCTTCTTCGATCAGTTCGTGAAGGGCGAGAAGAGCGATGTGCTCGCTAAGCTGCCGAAGGTGACGTACTTTACGATGGGCCTGAACAAATGGCAGACGTCCGATACCTGGCCGCCCACCGGCGCCCAGCCGATGACGTTCTTCCTCTCGAGCGGCGGCAAGGCCAACACGCTCGACGGTGACGGCGCGCTCGCGTCAGCCGCGCCGGCGCAGGATGCACCGGACGCATTCCCGTACGACCCGGCGAACCCGGTCACGTCGTACGGCGGCAATGTCTGCTGCACCGGAAATGCGGTGACGGGCGGCGCGTTCGACCAGCGCAAGATGGAAGCGCGACCCGACATCCTGGTGTATACGTCAGCGCCCTTCGCGACAGACACGGAAGTGAGCGGACCAATTGAACCGACGCTCTACGTCTCGTCAGATGCCAGGGACACGGATTTCACCGTGAAGGTGATCGACGTCTATCCTGATGGCCGCGCGTACAACCTGGACGAGTCGATTCAGCGCATGCGTTATCGCGACGGCTACGACAAGCCGCTCGTGTGGATGGAGCCGGGCAAGGTGTACAAGGTCACGCTGCAACCGCTGACGACGAGCAATTACTTCGCGGCTGGGCATCGGCTGCGGATCGAAGTGGCAAGCAGCAACTTCCCGCGCTTCGACCGCAACATGAACACGGGCGGACGCAACTACGACGAAGCGACCGGCCGCGTCGCCCACAACGTGGTGCACCACTCCGCGCAGTACCCGTCGCACGTGACGATCACGGTGGTGAAGCGGTAG
- a CDS encoding 3-methyl-2-oxobutanoate dehydrogenase subunit VorB, with protein sequence MAKKLMKGCEAIGEAAVQAGCRLFFGYPITPQNEIPEYMSGRLPQVGGTFVQAESEVAASNMLYGAAGAGCRCFTSSSSPGISLMAEAMSYIAASELPVVFVNIMRAGPGLGGILPSQADYRQATKGGGHGDYRLLVLAPSTVQEAADLMMEAFDLADKYRSPVMVLGDGLIGQMMEPVEFTRHIEPADLPKKPWATTGAHGRAPNIINSLYLNPEDLERHNWDLARKYQAMASEVRHETYRADEKLDVLIVAYGTVARISRTSIDALREKGLKVGLFRPITLYPYPAEALSRAVERADRVLVTELNTGQMLDDVRAVVAGRRPVEFFGRVGGMIMSAEELAENVERIAAVPV encoded by the coding sequence ATGGCGAAGAAATTGATGAAAGGCTGTGAGGCCATTGGCGAGGCCGCCGTCCAGGCGGGCTGCCGGCTGTTCTTCGGGTATCCGATTACGCCGCAGAACGAGATTCCCGAGTACATGTCCGGGCGGCTGCCGCAGGTCGGCGGCACGTTCGTGCAGGCCGAGAGCGAAGTGGCCGCGTCCAACATGCTCTATGGCGCAGCCGGCGCCGGCTGCCGCTGCTTCACGTCCTCGTCGAGCCCGGGCATCTCGCTGATGGCGGAAGCGATGTCCTACATCGCCGCCAGCGAACTGCCGGTCGTGTTCGTCAATATCATGCGGGCGGGCCCGGGATTGGGCGGCATTCTGCCGTCACAGGCCGACTACCGTCAGGCGACCAAGGGCGGCGGCCATGGCGACTATCGTCTGCTGGTGCTGGCGCCATCCACGGTGCAGGAAGCCGCCGACCTGATGATGGAGGCGTTCGACCTGGCAGACAAGTACCGCTCGCCCGTGATGGTCCTCGGCGACGGATTGATCGGTCAGATGATGGAGCCGGTCGAGTTCACGCGCCACATCGAGCCCGCCGACCTGCCGAAGAAGCCCTGGGCGACAACCGGAGCGCACGGGCGCGCGCCGAACATCATCAACTCGCTCTACCTGAATCCCGAAGATCTCGAGCGGCACAACTGGGATCTCGCGCGGAAATATCAGGCGATGGCGAGCGAGGTTCGGCACGAGACCTACCGGGCCGACGAGAAGCTGGACGTGCTGATCGTGGCGTACGGGACGGTGGCCCGCATCAGCCGCACGTCGATTGACGCGCTGCGCGAGAAGGGCCTGAAGGTCGGCTTGTTCCGTCCCATCACCCTGTATCCGTACCCGGCCGAAGCGCTGTCGCGCGCCGTTGAGCGAGCCGACCGGGTGCTGGTGACAGAGCTGAACACCGGACAGATGCTGGACGACGTTCGCGCGGTGGTCGCGGGCCGGCGCCCGGTCGAGTTCTTCGGCCGCGTCGGCGGCATGATCATGTCTGCCGAAGAGCTTGCCGAAAACGTGGAACGGATCGCCGCGGTCCCAGTCTGA
- a CDS encoding 2-oxoacid:acceptor oxidoreductase family protein, which yields MYSEIIMAGFGGQGVLLIGKLLAYAGLKGGLEVTSMPAYGPEMRGGTCNCTVVLSDRQVGSPISRSPHGAVVLNLQSIDKFEPAVRPGGILVVNTSLINRDAVRKDLIVVPVAANQIALEAGSAKATNMVALGAFLGASGLVDLGLVKATLAEKFASRPKIVQLNHVCLDKGFEVGQTYAAVPAGR from the coding sequence ATGTACAGCGAAATCATCATGGCGGGCTTCGGCGGCCAGGGCGTGTTGCTGATCGGCAAGCTGCTCGCGTACGCAGGCCTGAAGGGCGGGCTCGAAGTCACGTCGATGCCGGCGTACGGGCCCGAGATGCGAGGCGGCACCTGCAACTGCACGGTGGTGTTGTCGGATCGGCAGGTGGGCTCGCCCATCTCGCGCAGTCCGCACGGCGCCGTGGTCCTGAACCTGCAGTCGATTGACAAGTTCGAGCCGGCCGTCCGGCCGGGCGGGATCCTGGTCGTGAATACGAGCCTGATCAACCGGGATGCCGTGCGCAAGGATCTGATCGTCGTGCCCGTCGCGGCCAACCAGATCGCGCTGGAGGCGGGCAGTGCGAAGGCGACCAACATGGTCGCGCTCGGGGCGTTCCTCGGGGCGTCCGGGTTGGTCGATCTCGGCCTGGTGAAGGCGACGCTGGCGGAGAAGTTCGCGAGCCGCCCGAAGATCGTGCAGTTGAATCACGTGTGCCTGGACAAGGGTTTCGAGGTCGGGCAGACCTACGCCGCGGTGCCCGCCGGGCGCTAG
- a CDS encoding thiamine pyrophosphate-dependent enzyme — MTTRPFTYCPGCTHGVIHRLVGEVLQELGVREQAVGIAPVGCSVLAYDFFNCDMQQASHGRAMAVATGIKRGRPDLVVFTYQGDGDLASIGMAETVHAANRGEKITVIFVNNAIYGMTGGQMAPTTLAGQIATTCPTGRDVTLAGYPIRVVELLSTLRTPAFLTRVSVHEPKAIMNAKKAIRRAFKFQIDKVCFSLVEVVSTCPTGWGRQPSEACEWLADQMLPYYPVGDVKVPEAAH, encoded by the coding sequence CTGACAACCAGGCCGTTTACGTACTGTCCCGGCTGCACGCACGGCGTCATCCATCGCCTGGTGGGTGAGGTGCTGCAGGAGCTTGGCGTGCGCGAGCAGGCCGTCGGGATTGCGCCAGTCGGGTGCTCGGTGCTGGCCTACGATTTCTTCAATTGCGACATGCAGCAGGCGTCGCACGGCCGGGCCATGGCCGTGGCGACCGGTATCAAGCGCGGCCGCCCCGACCTGGTGGTGTTCACCTACCAGGGCGATGGCGACCTGGCCTCGATCGGCATGGCCGAGACCGTCCATGCGGCCAATCGCGGCGAGAAGATCACGGTCATCTTCGTGAACAACGCCATCTACGGCATGACTGGCGGACAGATGGCGCCAACCACGCTGGCGGGGCAGATCGCGACGACCTGTCCCACCGGACGCGACGTCACGCTGGCCGGCTATCCCATCCGCGTGGTCGAGCTCCTGTCGACGCTGCGCACGCCGGCGTTCCTGACGCGCGTGTCGGTCCACGAGCCCAAGGCCATCATGAACGCCAAGAAGGCGATCCGCAGGGCCTTCAAGTTCCAGATCGACAAGGTGTGCTTCTCACTGGTCGAAGTCGTGTCGACGTGTCCGACCGGGTGGGGCCGGCAGCCAAGCGAGGCGTGTGAATGGCTGGCGGATCAGATGTTGCCCTACTACCCCGTGGGTGACGTGAAGGTGCCGGAAGCCGCGCACTGA
- a CDS encoding metallophosphoesterase, whose protein sequence is MEPKRSLRRWGKAALIAMALAVGWWGAQGSQAATGRALQTQGKPQPALPASLADLKPVESDDRMLKAPPSITINQDGTAEVAFETAVATPPGRLYVGALNPSTAIDTPLWSVSVRELNTEPSTSHRVAIDLRRLDSWLLPTAKDGVREADAYVRIELYDSRTAAARYFEARVHFAVVNGRYEKRTSVVLGPVIDQVTTGSALVSWNTDTPAAGVVELWTGDAARKIGEFKTSAPSDHPVVKIEGLKPGVRYQYRVLVFHRADGPVAYTGRLYRFTAAPVSGGSFKFMFMSDGRPSSGGGFNNFNGVNAAVEPRLMADGYRRGSAFALYAGDLTAGYTSSVENFRMMLDTWKQVNDPVAHEMPIYEGFGNHESLHGFYVDARGNRYSTDRLGENSSEAEFAARFVNPGNAPEPETRDGVVGPPYKGTVYSFDFGNSHFVMLNLDYWFTVGGPSRDTGLAWKLLGGNREGYVMANQLAWLDRDLAAARKRGVVNIFIAGHEPVLPVGGHVGDAMWWRGLDDATLPSGDVLTMRTKFLAIANRYGVTAMMFGHEHVYARLMIDHTIDKKLTRPIVQFISGGAGAPFYPQDTSAPWAKAIKKFAPTSHYLMFTVSPSGVTFEAIDLDGRTFDSGVIR, encoded by the coding sequence ATGGAGCCGAAGCGCTCGCTGCGTCGTTGGGGTAAGGCGGCGTTGATCGCGATGGCACTGGCAGTGGGGTGGTGGGGAGCGCAGGGGAGCCAGGCGGCGACCGGGAGGGCGTTGCAGACCCAGGGGAAGCCGCAGCCGGCCCTGCCGGCCAGCCTCGCCGATCTCAAGCCCGTCGAGTCCGACGACCGGATGCTGAAAGCGCCGCCGTCGATCACCATCAATCAGGACGGCACGGCCGAGGTGGCGTTTGAAACCGCGGTGGCGACACCCCCCGGTCGTCTCTATGTCGGTGCATTGAACCCATCGACCGCCATCGACACTCCGCTATGGTCCGTGTCGGTGCGCGAGCTGAACACGGAGCCCTCGACCAGTCATCGCGTCGCGATCGATCTCCGCCGGCTCGATTCGTGGCTCCTGCCGACGGCCAAAGATGGCGTCCGCGAAGCCGACGCCTACGTCCGTATCGAGCTGTACGATTCCCGCACGGCGGCCGCACGTTATTTCGAAGCCCGCGTCCATTTCGCGGTTGTCAACGGCCGGTACGAGAAGCGCACATCAGTCGTGCTGGGGCCGGTCATCGATCAGGTGACAACGGGTTCGGCGCTCGTGTCGTGGAACACGGATACTCCAGCCGCAGGTGTCGTCGAGCTCTGGACCGGCGACGCCGCCCGCAAGATCGGTGAGTTCAAGACGTCTGCGCCATCCGATCACCCTGTCGTGAAGATCGAAGGCCTGAAGCCGGGCGTGCGCTACCAGTACCGCGTACTCGTCTTTCATAGGGCTGACGGACCTGTGGCTTACACGGGACGTCTGTATCGGTTCACGGCTGCGCCGGTGTCTGGCGGCAGCTTCAAGTTCATGTTCATGTCCGACGGCCGCCCGTCATCCGGCGGCGGGTTCAACAACTTCAACGGCGTCAACGCCGCGGTGGAGCCGCGGCTGATGGCCGATGGCTACCGTCGTGGCAGCGCGTTCGCCCTTTACGCCGGCGATTTGACAGCAGGCTACACCTCGAGCGTCGAGAACTTTCGGATGATGCTGGACACGTGGAAACAGGTCAATGATCCAGTGGCCCACGAAATGCCGATCTACGAGGGCTTCGGCAACCACGAGTCGCTCCACGGCTTCTACGTCGACGCTCGGGGCAATCGCTACAGCACTGACCGTCTCGGGGAAAATTCGTCAGAGGCGGAATTTGCGGCTCGATTTGTCAATCCCGGGAATGCTCCGGAACCCGAGACCCGCGATGGTGTCGTCGGGCCGCCGTACAAGGGGACGGTCTATTCGTTCGATTTCGGAAACAGCCACTTCGTGATGCTCAACCTCGACTACTGGTTTACCGTCGGCGGTCCGTCGCGCGACACGGGCCTGGCGTGGAAGCTGCTCGGCGGGAATCGCGAAGGGTATGTGATGGCGAACCAGCTGGCGTGGCTCGATCGCGACCTGGCCGCCGCCCGCAAGCGTGGCGTGGTGAACATTTTTATCGCCGGCCACGAGCCGGTGCTGCCAGTCGGCGGGCACGTTGGCGATGCCATGTGGTGGCGCGGCCTCGACGATGCGACCCTGCCATCGGGCGACGTGCTGACGATGCGCACGAAGTTCCTGGCGATCGCGAACCGCTACGGCGTGACCGCCATGATGTTTGGCCACGAGCACGTCTACGCGAGACTGATGATTGACCACACCATCGACAAGAAGCTGACGCGGCCGATCGTCCAATTCATCAGCGGCGGGGCCGGAGCGCCGTTTTATCCGCAGGACACGTCGGCGCCGTGGGCCAAGGCCATCAAGAAGTTCGCGCCGACCAGCCACTACCTGATGTTCACCGTGTCGCCGTCCGGCGTGACGTTCGAGGCGATCGATCTCGACGGGCGTACTTTCGACAGCGGCGTGATCCGTTGA
- a CDS encoding chromate transporter, with translation MTILWKIFVVFTRVALFSWGGGPASLALMQRETTAIGWVSPAEFADAVAVGNALPGPIAPQVSAYVGYKLAGVPGAVAATTGTVLPTTLLMLVMVVFFFGVKDSPAVKAMLKAVRPVVVGLLLWTAYDMGRTVFGLERTTGLTAALVQGWDRVLLCVVALALLTLTRINPAFIILGAAALGFVAYR, from the coding sequence ATGACGATCCTCTGGAAGATCTTCGTGGTGTTTACGCGGGTGGCGCTCTTCTCGTGGGGCGGCGGGCCGGCGTCGCTGGCGCTGATGCAGCGCGAGACGACCGCCATCGGATGGGTGAGCCCGGCCGAATTTGCCGATGCGGTCGCCGTGGGCAATGCGCTTCCGGGGCCCATCGCACCCCAGGTGTCGGCGTACGTGGGCTACAAACTGGCTGGCGTGCCAGGGGCGGTCGCGGCCACCACCGGGACGGTGCTGCCGACAACACTCCTCATGCTCGTGATGGTGGTGTTCTTCTTCGGCGTCAAGGACAGCCCCGCCGTCAAAGCCATGCTCAAGGCCGTCCGGCCGGTAGTCGTCGGCCTGCTGCTCTGGACGGCATACGACATGGGAAGAACCGTCTTCGGTCTCGAACGGACGACAGGCCTGACGGCGGCGCTCGTTCAGGGATGGGACCGCGTGCTGCTCTGCGTGGTAGCTCTCGCGCTGCTGACGCTGACCCGGATCAACCCGGCGTTCATCATTCTCGGGGCGGCCGCGCTCGGATTCGTCGCGTACCGATAG
- a CDS encoding NAD(P)-binding domain-containing protein, translated as MSDRIGFIGLGLMGKPMALNLLKAGFSLVVNSRSRPPVDILVEAGATAAATAADVAGQSDVIITMVPDSPDVRAVLEGPGGVFETVRAGSVIVDMSTIAPAVSRELAAKAAARGVQMLDAPVSGGEIGAINASLSIMVGGDAATLERVRPIFNAVGNPERVVHIGPSGAGQVCKACNQICIGGALASVGEAFAIARKAGIDPAKVREALMGGFAASRVLDVHGERILKGNYVPGFKTKLYHKDLGIVMQTIHELAVSAPVAAVVQQYVSAMMAAGRGEDDYSALATAVFDAAGLDRE; from the coding sequence ATGTCGGATCGAATTGGCTTCATTGGTCTCGGTTTGATGGGCAAACCCATGGCGCTGAACCTGCTGAAGGCGGGGTTCTCGCTGGTCGTCAACAGTCGCAGCCGCCCGCCCGTCGACATCCTCGTGGAGGCCGGCGCCACTGCCGCCGCAACGGCGGCCGACGTGGCGGGACAGTCGGACGTCATCATCACCATGGTGCCGGATTCGCCAGATGTGCGAGCGGTCCTCGAAGGGCCGGGCGGCGTGTTCGAGACCGTGCGGGCGGGAAGTGTCATCGTCGACATGAGCACGATTGCGCCGGCCGTCTCACGCGAGCTGGCCGCGAAGGCGGCGGCGCGCGGCGTGCAGATGCTCGACGCCCCGGTCAGCGGCGGCGAGATCGGAGCCATCAACGCCAGCCTGTCGATCATGGTTGGCGGAGATGCTGCCACCCTCGAGCGTGTGCGGCCGATCTTCAACGCTGTGGGCAACCCCGAGCGCGTGGTACATATCGGGCCGTCTGGCGCGGGCCAGGTGTGCAAGGCGTGCAACCAGATCTGCATCGGAGGCGCCCTGGCATCGGTTGGCGAGGCCTTCGCGATCGCGCGCAAGGCGGGCATCGACCCGGCCAAGGTCCGCGAGGCGCTGATGGGCGGATTTGCCGCCAGCCGCGTGCTCGACGTGCACGGCGAGCGCATCCTCAAAGGCAATTACGTGCCCGGATTCAAAACGAAGCTCTACCACAAGGATCTTGGCATCGTCATGCAGACGATTCACGAACTCGCCGTGTCTGCGCCGGTGGCCGCGGTCGTCCAGCAGTACGTGAGCGCCATGATGGCGGCCGGGCGGGGAGAGGACGACTATTCGGCGCTCGCGACCGCGGTATTCGACGCGGCAGGGCTCGACCGGGAGTAA